One segment of Cyanobacteriota bacterium DNA contains the following:
- a CDS encoding DUF3641 domain-containing protein has product LFDCDFNQMLELEAELPGDARPHIRNFDLACWEARQIVTDRHCFGCTAGAGSSCGGALEP; this is encoded by the coding sequence GACTGTTTGACTGTGACTTTAACCAAATGTTGGAGCTAGAAGCCGAGTTACCAGGAGATGCTAGACCTCATATTCGTAACTTTGACCTAGCTTGCTGGGAAGCTCGCCAAATTGTGACCGATCGCCATTGCTTTGGCTGCACAGCAGGAGCGGGTAGTTCCTGTGGCGGCGCGCTCGAACCTTAA